The Deltaproteobacteria bacterium genome segment AGCTGGTTTCCGCCCGCTAAGACGATGAGAAAAACAGTTGTCGAGATGAGGAAGGTGCGCCCGAGCCATTTGGGTGCCCAGGTGCGCAGAATTGCGAAGAATCCAAGTAAAGCGATAGCGAAGCCCAGTTCATCGATGAAGGCAGTGACTCCATAACCCGAGTGGGTTCCCAGCCGAACCAGGAATGTTTGGAGGATACAAAAGCCTGACCACCAGAAAATGAATGAAAACGAGCTATTGGAAGCGGTTCCGCGCGCTGCTGCGGGCTCCGCCCCCTCGTCCGGATAGAGTGCAGGATTGTCCATGGTCGCTGAACGCCAGGATGCTATGCTAAAAATCGATTTGCTTTTCATTATCTTTGATGCTCGGTCATTGGGTCTTTATTTTTATGTTCGATGCAATCTTCTAAACTACCGAAGTCGAACATGGTTTCGGCATAGGTCAGTTTCTTCCAATTTGCACCTCCTTAATTCGCTATTGGCCATTTTTTACGTACAAAATCAGAATTACTTGAAGCGGTTCGTTATGAGCCTGCCCTCAAGGGCCGTCTCACCTTGAAGTCAGCAACACTTATGCCAACCTTAAATCGGTCTATGAACCCTGTACCAAAAGCGCTCCATCGCCACGTAAGTTACTGATTTTAGGTAAGGCTTTTAAAGTTCATGACCGTCTGGTGTGAATCAAAAGTGTCACTATTGTCAGGAATTACTGAGGGTGCGAAGCGGGTTTCGCGATTGTACTTATGCGAGTTGAGGATCTGTAAATAGGCTCTTCTCCTGGGTTAACCGGTATTTATAGGCAAGACCAGTATTCGGATGAAAGCTAAATTCAGGGGGTGACGCTTGGTTTAGGCGGCAGGGCTGGCGGCAGCCATTCGGGAGGCATGACCAAGCATCTCAGTTTTTCACTGAAAGCTGAAGTGCTTTTGATTTTCTTTGCAAGCCAAGCAACACCTGCGACTTGAATCTTAATTGGATTGCAGGTGTTGATAGGGTCCGTGACTCCGTAGTCCGGTTCTTGGTCCTCAGCTCGATAGGTTCCAAAAAGCCGGTCCCATATAATCAGCACTTCGCCATAATTCATGTCGAGATACTTTTCATTGGAGCCGTGGTGCACACGATGGTTCGACGGCGTTGCGAAGATGAGGTCGAGTAACGGAAGCTTTCCGATTAGGCGTGTATGTTGCGCGATACCCCAAACGTTGGTGAAAATATTGATGACGATGAAGTGGTAAGGTGAGAGGCCCAGCAAAGGTAATAAATAAAAGGTGGGGCGTGAGAGCAGGGTGGTATCGACGACGAAACCTCTCGAGGCAACGGTCATGTTGTATTCGCTGGATGAATGATGAACATGGTGCATGGCCCAGAAGAAGCCAACCCGATGGGCAATTCTGTGGTCGCAGTACCAAGCCAAGTCATACATTAAAACGCCCAACACCCAGCCGATAGTGCCCCCCGGTAGCTCGAAGACATGACCATATTGATAAATGAAGGCAATGGCAGCGAGGGGCAGCAGGTGCCCCGCTAGAGTGTTGACGGCAAAGGACATCGCCGTAATCGTGAGATTTGCGGCCATATCCTGATTGTCCCACTTGCGGCTGTGATCGAAGAAAGCGTGAGTTATACGCTCTCCGAGCAGGAGCGTCGTGTAGATAGGGATTAGGAACATGTAGGTATTGCCAGCATTTACAAGCTCTCGGAACGTCTCTAAACCGGCATCAAGCATGAATCTCTCCTTCCAGTCAGAGTTGACTGTTAAGTGTTTTTACGGCATGCTTGCAAAATAGTCAACCCTGACTGTTTGTCTTTGGAGGAAAAATGTCTCGGCGACAAGAGAAAGCTGCTCTAACCCGGTCCCAGTTTATACAGGCCACTTTTCAATGCCTTGTTGAGTGTGGCTACCACGGCACAACCACCGTAGCGGTTTGTGAACGAGCTCAGCTGGCGCGAGGCACCATGCTTCACCACTTCCCGACGAAGGAGACGCTGGTGCTTGCCACCCTGGAAGAGGTGTTAATTCGTAGGGTTGACGATTTTCGCAAGGAACTCGAAGGTGCCAATCATGACGACCTACCGGGTTTGGTTAACCATCTCTGGGAAGCATTAAAGGGGCCAACCTTCAGCGCTTGGCTAGAACTCGCGGTCGCTTCCCGGACAGACGCTGTTTTACGTAACGAGTTTCGTAGAGTGATGCAGCGTTTTGAAGAGCTTGTGAGTGTTACGGTTGATTCTATCCTGCCAGCCAAGGCTACCGGCGACATGGACCCTGTCTTGGTTGTTTCGCTGGTTTTCAGTTCGTTAAATGGGCTGGCCCTCGATTTACTCCAGGTAGATCCGGCGATTGTCGAATCAAAGGTTAAACTTTTGATAAGCTGGTTAGAAATTGTGGCAGCAAATATAAATACAACGGCGGTTGCTGATGGGTCGTGCAAGTGATCGTTGTTAAGTTTTTCGCAAAACGAGAATTGATAGTTGATGTGTTAAGGTTTTGGACCTATGAGCGCTGAGCAATCACATAATCCCTTAGAGGAGGCTTTACGGAAGTCTGGTCTGGAGAGGCTTGAGCGACTTTCCAATATGCCAGACATGGATATGCGCCGAGCAATATTCACTGAAGAAGTTTCTTCCCTTGGTGATGTTGCTGCCTTGTGGGCGATAGATGTTCTTGTGTGGTCAGTGGTGAAGGGTGAACGCCCTGCACAACGTGTTTATGATGGGTTGTTTCATCCCAAATTTTTATCGGCAATATTCGACCAAGCAAGAATTACAAGGCTACGAGAACTGGCGATTGTGGAGAGAACCTTCGGTGCCTATCATTGGCTTTCGTGTTCGGATGCCGTGGTCGCAGAGCAGCCCCAGCTTTATGACGGCCCACGCATGGACAGCCCACTTGGAATAAGGCGCGCGAATGCAAGGAGAGCTCAAGGCAAAGCACTCGAGAAGCTACTGCACGATCCCGATCCAGACGTTATCAATAACCTCTTACATTCACCCCACATTACAGAGTCTTTTATTTTAAAGCTTTGCTCAAAACGGCCGGTAGCTGGGAATGTGTTGGTCGTGGTTACGCTGCACGAAAAGTGGTTTTCTAGATATTGCGTTAAGCGTGCTCTTTTACTTAATCCTTCATTTCCTGCCGATTACGCCCATAATTTAATGCTCTATTTAAGCCCAAAAGATTTAGCTGAGTATGCGCGCGAACCGACTCTGAGCGAAGGACTCAGGCTTAGCGCAGGGAGACTCATGCGCGGTTTAAAGAGATAAACGCCAGACGTCGGGATCAGTTGTCACAGTTCTCTAAATTACTGTTTCCCTCGATGGAGATTTCACCACCGACGCCCTGATCGCTTTCGATGCTTGAGAGAAGATCTTGCGCTTCACAGTTTGGAAGGCCGATATTGTCGCTGATAGTGAAATTTTGACCAACGCCTCGGATATTGGCCAATCCTTCGATGGATACTAAACTTCTGTTATCAAAAATCTTAAGCGTTCCGGGTACCAGTTCTAAGTTGATAAGCGCGTCTAGGTTTTCGAGGCTTGAATTATAGCTGATGTCCAGATCTTGATAGTCTTCGCTGTTGAGTCCCACCGAGACCAGGCTCCGGAGCCCATCGACATGGGTGATTAGTGTATTGTTCCAAATTCTAACGCTGCCCCCAACAGAGGTAATGGATTCTAGACCATCAATGGTTTGCAATTTGGGATTCGAACTTACATGCATCATACGGCCGGGTATTTCACGAATAAATCGTAACGCATCGATCTGAGTAATGTCTGGATTTTCCGTAACG includes the following:
- a CDS encoding sterol desaturase family protein; the protein is MLDAGLETFRELVNAGNTYMFLIPIYTTLLLGERITHAFFDHSRKWDNQDMAANLTITAMSFAVNTLAGHLLPLAAIAFIYQYGHVFELPGGTIGWVLGVLMYDLAWYCDHRIAHRVGFFWAMHHVHHSSSEYNMTVASRGFVVDTTLLSRPTFYLLPLLGLSPYHFIVINIFTNVWGIAQHTRLIGKLPLLDLIFATPSNHRVHHGSNEKYLDMNYGEVLIIWDRLFGTYRAEDQEPDYGVTDPINTCNPIKIQVAGVAWLAKKIKSTSAFSEKLRCLVMPPEWLPPALPPKPSVTP
- a CDS encoding TetR/AcrR family transcriptional regulator, with product MSRRQEKAALTRSQFIQATFQCLVECGYHGTTTVAVCERAQLARGTMLHHFPTKETLVLATLEEVLIRRVDDFRKELEGANHDDLPGLVNHLWEALKGPTFSAWLELAVASRTDAVLRNEFRRVMQRFEELVSVTVDSILPAKATGDMDPVLVVSLVFSSLNGLALDLLQVDPAIVESKVKLLISWLEIVAANINTTAVADGSCK